A section of the Mastomys coucha isolate ucsf_1 unplaced genomic scaffold, UCSF_Mcou_1 pScaffold15, whole genome shotgun sequence genome encodes:
- the Csrnp3 gene encoding cysteine/serine-rich nuclear protein 3 isoform X3 — MSGILKRKFEDVDASSPCSSARESDDEVSSSESADSGDSVNPSTSNHFTPSSILKREKRLRTKNVHFSCVTVYYFTRRQGFTSVPSQGGSTLGMSSRHNSVRQYTLGEFAREQERLHREMLREHLREEKLNSLKLKMTKNGTVESEEASTLTVDDISDDDIDLDNTEVDEYFFLQPLPTKKRRALLRASGVKKIDVEEKHELRAIRLSREDCGCDCRVFCDPETCTCSLAGIKCQVDRMSFPCGCTKEGCSNTAGRIEFNPIRVRTHFLHTIMKLELEKNREQQTPTLNGCHGEISTHGPSMGPVAHSVEYSIADNFEIETEPQAAVLHLQEELDCQGDEEEEEEDGSSFCSGATDSSTQSLAPSESDEEEEEEEEEEEEEEEDDDDDKGDGFVEGLGAHTEVVPLPSVLCYSDGTAVHESHTKNASFYASSSTLYYQIDSHIPGTPSQLSDNYSERDAVKNGALSLVPYAMTPERFVDYARQAEEAYGASHYPAANPSVIVCCPTSENDSGVPCNPLYPEHRPNLPQVEFHSYLKGPSQEGFVSTLNSDSHISEHPAENPLSLAEKSRLHDECIQSPVVETVPV; from the exons cttCCTCCATCCTCAAAAGGGAGAAACGGCTGAGGACGAAGAATGTGCACTTCAGTTGTGTCACCGTGTACTACTTCACCCGGAGGCAGGGCTTCACTAGTGTGCCCAGCCAGGGTGGCAGCACTCTGGGGATGTCCAGCCGTCACAACAGTGTGCGCCAGTACACCCTGGGCGAGTTCGCAAGAGAGCAGGAGCGGCTGCACCGGGAGATGCTGAGGGAACACCTCAGGGAGGAGAAGCTCAACTCTCTAAAACTAAAG ATGACTAAGAACGGCACTGTAGAATCTGAGGAAGCTAGCACTCTGACCGTGGATGACATTTCCGATGACGATATTGATTTAGACAACACAGAAGTAGACGAATACTTCTTCCTACAACCCCTGCCCACAAAAAAGCGGAGAGCTCTGTTGCGAGCCTCGGGGGTGAAGAAGATAGACGTTGAAGAGAAGCACGAGCTGCGGGCCATCCGCCTGTCTCGGGAGGACTGCGGCTGTGACTGCAGAGTGTTCTGTGATCCAGAAACATGTACCTGCAGCCTGGCAGGCATTAAATGTCAG GTGGATCGTATGTCTTTCCCATGTGGCTGCACTAAAGAAGGCTGTAGCAACACAGCAGGTAGAATTGAATTTAATCCTATCCGTGTCCGGACTCATTTTTTGCACACAATAATGAAACTTGAACTGGAGAAGAACCGAGAGCAGCAAACCCCCACGCTGAACGGCTGCCACGGGGAGATAAGCACCCACGGTCCTTCCATGGGCCCTGTCGCTCACTCTGTAGAATATTCCATCGCAGACAATTTCGAGATTGAAACCGAACCCCAGGCTGCCGTGCTGCACCTGCAGGAGGAACTGGATTGCCAAGgagacgaggaggaagaggaggaggatggaagcAGTTTCTGCAGCGGAGCTACTGATTCTAGCACCCAAAGCCTGGCCCCCAGTGAatcagatgaggaagaggaggaggaagaggaagaagaggaagaggaggaggaagatgacgACGACGACAAGGGAGATGGCTTTGTAGAAGGGCTGGGAGCCCATACGGAAGTCGTCCCgcttccttctgtcctttgtTACTCCGATGGCACCGCAGTTCATGAAAGCCACACAAAAAATGCTTCATTTTACGCTAGCTCTTCAACTCTCTACTACCAAATAGATAGTCACATCCCAGGAACTCCTAGCCAGCTCTCTGACAACTATTCTGAAAGAGATGCTGTCAAAAACGGTGCCCTTTCGCTGGTGCCTTACGCCATGACCCCAGAGCGATTTGTTGACTATGCCAGGCAAGCAGAAGAGGCCTATGGAGCCTCCCACTACCCAGCTGCCAATCCGTCTGTCATCGTTTGCTGCCCCACCTCTGAAAATGATAGTGGGGTGCCCTGTAACCCCTTATATCCTGAACACAGGCCTAACCTTCCCCAAGTGGAGTTTCACTCATACTTGAAAGGCCCTTCCCAGGAAGGGTTCGTCTCCACATTGAATAGCGACAGCCATATTTCAGAGCATCCTGCAGAAAATCCTTTGAGCCTTGCAGAAAAGAGCAGATTGCATGATGAGTGCATTCAGTCCCCCGTGGTGGAAACGGTCCCCGTTTAG